A single region of the Halorussus gelatinilyticus genome encodes:
- a CDS encoding MBL fold metallo-hydrolase, whose product MFTRFSIPTPFQVGPVNAYLAGRTLIDPGPGSEEAWAALLDELESHDMGPTDVEQVLVTHPHPDHFGLAERLSEAGARVLASPTTAEIIADFEARLDYEQSFFVDFFERHGMARSTAQTITDLPEVFLDVAPGVETDATLDDGETVEVAGTALTAEAVQGHAPGETIFTYETDEGERAIVGDHVLPDITPNPLLQPPAEEGGELPTGSESSSGWSSDGGERPRVLPAFNRSLANLRERDFDRFLPGHREEITAPGERIDEILAAHEERTENVREIVAGGPTTAVEVMEELFSDLPATEYFSGMSEAVGHLDVLDERGEVGSREQGGVVVWEVTE is encoded by the coding sequence ATGTTCACGCGGTTCTCGATACCGACGCCGTTTCAGGTCGGCCCGGTCAACGCCTACCTCGCGGGCCGGACGCTCATCGACCCCGGACCGGGGAGCGAAGAGGCGTGGGCCGCCCTGCTGGACGAACTCGAATCCCACGACATGGGACCGACCGACGTGGAGCAGGTGCTGGTGACCCATCCTCACCCCGACCACTTCGGACTCGCCGAGCGACTCAGCGAGGCGGGCGCGCGGGTCCTCGCCAGCCCCACCACCGCGGAGATTATCGCGGACTTCGAGGCCCGACTCGACTACGAGCAGTCGTTCTTCGTGGACTTCTTCGAGCGCCACGGGATGGCGCGCTCGACCGCCCAGACCATCACCGACCTGCCGGAAGTGTTTCTCGACGTCGCGCCCGGCGTCGAGACCGACGCGACGCTCGACGACGGCGAGACGGTCGAGGTCGCGGGAACCGCGCTCACCGCCGAGGCCGTGCAGGGTCACGCGCCCGGTGAGACGATTTTCACATACGAGACCGACGAGGGCGAGCGCGCTATCGTCGGCGACCACGTCCTCCCCGACATCACGCCCAACCCGTTGCTCCAACCGCCCGCCGAGGAGGGCGGCGAGCTACCCACCGGTTCGGAATCCTCGTCGGGCTGGAGTTCCGACGGCGGCGAGCGACCGCGCGTCCTCCCGGCGTTCAACCGCTCGCTGGCGAACCTCCGCGAGCGCGACTTCGACCGATTCCTGCCGGGCCACCGCGAGGAGATTACGGCCCCCGGCGAGCGCATCGACGAAATTCTCGCGGCCCACGAGGAGCGCACCGAGAACGTCCGCGAAATCGTGGCGGGCGGCCCGACCACCGCGGTCGAGGTGATGGAGGAACTCTTCTCCGACCTCCCCGCGACAGAGTACTTCTCCGGGATGAGCGAGGCGGTCGGCCACCTCGACGTGCTGGACGAGCGCGGTGAGGTCGGGTCGCGCGAGCAGGGCGGCGTCGTCGTCTGGGAGGTGACGGAGTGA
- a CDS encoding DUF7553 family protein: MNKHFEDAWYYGKRAGKHLTRGVREELTPAERRVRKATGREQTPTTRVQRWQAELKATEDEAAARARRAVRKVRERV, translated from the coding sequence ATGAACAAACATTTCGAAGACGCGTGGTACTACGGCAAGCGCGCGGGCAAACACCTCACTCGCGGCGTCCGCGAGGAACTGACACCGGCCGAGCGACGAGTCCGGAAGGCCACGGGCCGCGAGCAGACGCCGACGACTCGCGTCCAGCGGTGGCAAGCGGAACTGAAAGCGACCGAGGACGAGGCCGCCGCCCGCGCCCGGCGTGCGGTGCGCAAGGTCCGCGAACGAGTCTGA